GGCTGGATAAGCCGAAGGTGAAAGTTTCGACTCCAAGTCTGGTATCTTTGCTTCTCGGTATTGAAAAATATCTTCCTATTCAGTTTTCAGGGTGTCAAAACCCATCACCATTCCTGGTGTTGATTGCGAGGGGGTACCACCTGTTACCATCCCGAACACAGCAGTTAAGCCCTTCTGCGCCAATGGTACTTGTCGGGTAACCGGCCGGGAGAGTAGGTCTTCGCCAGGAGCGATTTTTTCAAACCAAAAGACTTCGGAGAAACTCCGAAGTCTTTTGGCGTTTAGGCTGCCTGTAGATTAAGTGATTAACCCCGCTTTATTTTGGACTCCAATTTCTAGGGGGAAAGCTTGCAGGAAACTCTCCCGTTCTCGCTGGTAATTGATTTTATGGCGAAGTTTCTTCAAGAACCGTTCTTTGGGCCAAGGCAGTTTTTCATAATAATACTGCAGCCCAACCTGCCAGTATTCCTGCGGCCAGCAAAGTAGAATATACATTACATCCAATTCATCAGGGGTTAATTGGTTTATCGTATGATACTCCGAGATAATAAACTTACCCAATTCGATGCGCCATTGATTATGTTTTAAGCTCCTCACTAATAAATTGATTAGATCGTGAATTCTTAAATCCAGTAAGCAATAATCGAAGTCGACCAGTACTAATTGTTGTTCATCCGTACGTAAAACATTGCGATTTGAGTAATCATGGTGGCAGAAATACTGAGCTTTTGCCGCCTCAGCGGCTATCCCGGGGTACGCCGAGGCGACCAAGGCCTCCAGACTAAGGTTGGCTTGTCGGTAAAATGGTTCAAAATGACGGAGAAATAATCTGCTAAATTCAGAAGATTCTTTTTCGGCCAAGGCTAACCTGCGAAAATCCTTCAATTGGCGAAGTCTTTCCTCCAATTTGTCCGGCCAAGTCAACCAACAAGTTCGTTCCGGGTTGGGGATACTAGGATGAAAGCCAGCGGCACAACGGTGAAATTCTCCTAAAAATCGAATAGCCTGACTGAGATCGGTGAGATCTTCAAAGTCTAATTCCTGGCTTGCATACCAATCGGACATCACATATAGTTCCGAGTTCATACTTACAAAGGGTTCCCCGTTTTTACTCCGCTCAAACTGTGGAACGCTTACGAAACCTCGGCTTTGCAAATGAGCCAATGCCTCGGAGATAAAATAAATGTCTTTCGCTTGTAATTTAGTTTTTTTTAGATATTTGAGGCCGGCATCCGTTTCCAAACAATAAATTTTTCGATGTACCTTCCAGCCCAGTAGTTTAAGACCGAAACAAGCTACAATTAATGTCAAATTTTCAACTTCAAGCGAAGCCGCTTCGTTGGAATCGCTGATCAATTTTGCTCACCCACCGCTTGATAATGTTCAAAGCCATTATGAAATTTCGTAAAAGCTTCGCGGTGTTTTATGTAATTTTGAAATTTATCAAATGCTCGTTCGTTTGAGTGACGCTGATGATGATGAAAATAACGAATTGCCATTCGCCAAAATTTTTGTGGGAAATAGAGCGCTGCTTTGATTATATCAAGTTCATTTTGACTGAGGGGTCGGATTGTCTGATAGGAGTCCAGCACCAAGTCCGCAACCTGATAATCCCAATGGCACTTTTTCATAATCCTTCGTAAGAATTTGACCAAATCCATCGAAGGAAGATCATAACGACAACTGTCAAAATCGATCATAAAAATATGATTCTCAGGAGTTAGGATGAAATTGCGAGCCGCTGGGTCGCCATGACAAAAAGGCTTTTTGAATTGCGCTTGGGCTACCATTTGCATATAGGAGGTTTTTGTGATGCGCTCTATTGCTTCGCTAGCCATGTTCATGTAAAAATCGGCATGTTCAAGATAGAGTGCGGCGAATGAATCGTCTTTCATGGTTAAGGCAAGCTCTTTAAATCGTTTGAGATCGGCCAACCGTTCGGTAAAATGAATGATGCATTTCCCTAATTGGTCACGCATATTTGAACCGGGCGGTGGCTCAAAGCCAAAACTTTTTCTGTGAAAATCTGCGAAAATTGCAGTTGACTGAGTCAATTCGGAGCGATTCCGAAAATCGCACTGCCGCCCTTCGATCCAGTCAAAGAGCGTATAAGCATTTTTTTGATCAGTGATATAAGTTTTTCCCTCTACGGTCGGCAGGTATGGATACATGTCCTGAAAACCATTGCTGATGAGGTGCTTGAGGGCGGAATGAACAAATAAGAGACGCTTGGGTTTGAGAGGAGAGACTTTTAAATTCTTGATGCCCTGGTCGGTTTCAACTTTGTAAACATCTTTTATTTTTTCCCAGCGAAGGACTTGTAAACCCCAATGGCTCAACAAGTTTTCCAAATCAACAGGATGATCCGTCATGCATTTGCTCCTTGAATGTAGTGGGCCTCTTCCCTGAAATCAGGGATAATTTCTCGCAAAAAGCTTGAACGTTCTTTTTCAAGAGCGACTAATTCCCAAATTCTCGATGCAAACTTTCGTTCAGACCAAGGAAGATTCTCCTCGAAACGTTGGCTACAAATCCGCCAAAAACCGTGGGGAAAGGCAAGTAGATAAGGCAGAAAACGCAATTCTTCTTCCGACATATTTCGCTCTCGCTGATACCCCTCGCATAACTCTTCAAAGATCCGGTGATTCCACCGATTCATTCGTAACATTCGTAATAGCAAGGT
This region of Hydrogenispora ethanolica genomic DNA includes:
- a CDS encoding CotS family spore coat protein, producing the protein MISDSNEAASLEVENLTLIVACFGLKLLGWKVHRKIYCLETDAGLKYLKKTKLQAKDIYFISEALAHLQSRGFVSVPQFERSKNGEPFVSMNSELYVMSDWYASQELDFEDLTDLSQAIRFLGEFHRCAAGFHPSIPNPERTCWLTWPDKLEERLRQLKDFRRLALAEKESSEFSRLFLRHFEPFYRQANLSLEALVASAYPGIAAEAAKAQYFCHHDYSNRNVLRTDEQQLVLVDFDYCLLDLRIHDLINLLVRSLKHNQWRIELGKFIISEYHTINQLTPDELDVMYILLCWPQEYWQVGLQYYYEKLPWPKERFLKKLRHKINYQRERESFLQAFPLEIGVQNKAGLIT
- a CDS encoding CotS family spore coat protein codes for the protein MTDHPVDLENLLSHWGLQVLRWEKIKDVYKVETDQGIKNLKVSPLKPKRLLFVHSALKHLISNGFQDMYPYLPTVEGKTYITDQKNAYTLFDWIEGRQCDFRNRSELTQSTAIFADFHRKSFGFEPPPGSNMRDQLGKCIIHFTERLADLKRFKELALTMKDDSFAALYLEHADFYMNMASEAIERITKTSYMQMVAQAQFKKPFCHGDPAARNFILTPENHIFMIDFDSCRYDLPSMDLVKFLRRIMKKCHWDYQVADLVLDSYQTIRPLSQNELDIIKAALYFPQKFWRMAIRYFHHHQRHSNERAFDKFQNYIKHREAFTKFHNGFEHYQAVGEQN